The DNA segment CCCACCGACGCTGCCTGAAACATTTCGCTTCTTTCCCCCGACTTCGTGTGCGACCCTCCGAAGAATACGAGGTCGGGGACGTATAGGTTGAAGTGTGGGGCCAGGAACTTCACCTGGCGACGCCATTGCCACATGGCCGCGGGCCCAAACCCGTGGATCAGAACCAGGGAGGGCTTCTGGGCCGCTTCGACTTTTCTCGGGCCCCAAAAGTGCATCGTGGTTTCGCCGTCCTTGTCCACGCTCAGGGCCTGCGACCAGAGCCCAGCGCTCGTAAAACATCGTCGGATGTACTTGCTGTACAACGACACGAAGCTAAATGACGACGAAGGCATCTTCGAATTGAATTGTTTTGATTCCTTTGTTGGGGATCAGACATTAATTTGTCTTCAACAATTTATGTTAGTTGAAGGGAGTATCGCATGATGCATTATGCATCCCTTTTGTTTCGGCTTATTTATGGATAACCGCGTTTGTTTCGCATAGCCTTTGCCACTAAAAGAATTTGTTGTGTACGTTTCATGATTGTATATAATCAACTTCCAATTTCATATGCACGCATGTGGACTAGTTAACTTGTTGAGGGTTCGcaagtataatttaatttaatttaaaataatagtataattatagcaatatataaaaaattagaagtcaCTCTAATAATAGCATGCGAATTTTGGTTTTCGTATTCGCTTGTTGTAGCCATTCTCGTTCGCATGTAGACAAATTGTGCCCCTAATTTATATAATACTCAAGAATGCTCCTGTAAGAAATTTAGGAGAATGTTGTTGAATTCTCCTGGCTTTTCCATTTGAGGCACATGGGATGCCTCTTTTATCAATTCCAATCTTGCCTTTTTACTGATTATCctgcaaaattttaaatagaagCCAACAATTCCTGTTAGTGTATCATCATGGCTTTATACAATTATCTTTAGAGAAAGAATTAATACCCCACAGTTTTCACTCTTTAACACTGTACTCTTTTATTTACTAATTACTATCGCTAATTCAATTATAGAAGATGTcagttgaataaaattaaaagaaaactaaaaaattacaaaagcaTTCAATAGAAGTCATTTGGATTTGGAACACAGAAGAAAAAACCAcattttttaaggaaatttaaaaacaaGACATGCACAATTGGAAACATACTCTTTTAGTTCGTGGGCCAACTTCACCGGAAATATTCGGTCTTCTTCTCCCCAGACGATGAGAACCTCCTGGGtatgaataatataaattacaataacaattgaatatcaaattttatttatttactaatatGTATATATTGGGGTAGGTATATAAGTATGAGCTTTATGCACATAGATATACACTATGCTTACTTGTTGAAGAGGTGAAATTCTTGAAGTATCATCCCTTCCGATGGTTAACCCTTTCAGAAGCTccattttttccttcttattttctccATATAATTTCtacaaatcataaaaataatgtattaaggagaaatatagaaatattatttttttcttcttgtttgtttgtttgtttctttctcATCACATCCCTTATcaaattttttctcttcctcttgtttttcttttgatgtCTTTCCTTCCTAGTTCCTAGAAAACTAGAATGGATGTTTTCCCCTTTTTCCTCAATAACCTAAAATATCTAGTGCGcatattaaaattcatattaaggTTCTAAAGAAAGAGAGAACTTACATCCAAGAAGTCCCGAAGTAAAAAATCAGGCAAGAGTTGGGGAGGCTTGTGAATGGACAGCGACATCAATATTCGCAAATGTTGTGGCGTAGGAGGCAACATCAGATCCTCGATCTTTTCCAATTGTGCCCTCTGCACCAACGCCACGTTGCTGCTCTTCATCATGTTCACACCAGAGCTCGCAATAACTACTTTTTGCACCCTCTCTTCCCCCAACATCTTGGCCAAATTGTAAGCCACCAAGCCCCCATAACTGGTCCCCACCACGTGAAACTTCTCAACCTCCAATTTATCCAAAAGTTTCCCCAGCGACGCTGCCTGAAACGTTTCGCTCCGTTCGCTCGATTTGGTGCTCGATCCTCCGAAGAAAATTAGGTCCAGAACGTACACGTTGAAGTCAGGGGCTAAGAACTGGACCTGTTTGCGCCACTGCCAAATGGACTCGGGCCCAAACCCGTGGATCAGAACAACGGAGGGCTTCTGGGCCGTTGGGTTTGTCGGGGCCCAAAAGTGGAGCGTGGTTTCGTCGTCCACGCTCAGCGTCTGCGATGAGAGCCCAGATCCCGTGAAGCAGCGACGGAGGTAGAGGCTGTACACGGACACCGGGCTTAGAAATGAGGGAAGCATCTTCAATTGGATTGGTCCCTTCTTCTTGCAGATAacaagttatttatatttattatcttaTCAATTGGGTCACGTCAAAGGAAAATTCAAAAAGTTAATGACTTTATggctttttaatattaattaggaGAAAGTCGTAAAGATTGTTGGCTTCAAAAAACTAGTGTAAGAATACGTTGGtttgtaggaaaaaaaataataaaatgatataaaattcacatttttatattttaatttaatttaaaactttcaccttgatttatttattttcatggaCTCTAAAGAGTGAAATTTTACGTGTAGGTCTGGCTGGCTTTGACTAAGAGAAATTGTTTCTTGATTCTAAAGAAGCTCCATTATATGTAATATATGACGGAGGCTGATTGAAAGTGCTTATGatgagtggaagaaataaaatccaacctttTGCACTAAAAAGAATATTGTTGGCCGTTGGGATAGTTATATTTATCCGTGAAAATTTGAAAGTCGCAACTCACGGTTAGCATCCACTTTTTGGTGGGTCGGGTTggaatttttaatttctcatccaatccatttttttactaaataaattaatatttattttgatattttatacatgtatttattaatttttttgtctaaataaattgttgttcaaattttaacataatatattcACTTatttactaagtatttattattcaatatttataaaatataaaaattaattaaaatgtatgtattactattattttttaatattttttttcacaggTCATCACTCCTAACTCATATGAAATGTGGGACAGGACAGGTTAATCCATTTTGCTATTCTAGTCAATATGgaattatattttatgagtaataataaattttgataattatttaatttatctctttcttgtctataatttattgtgaaaaatttaaagtattaaaatattaattaaggtATACAACGCTACAAATTTGCCTAAATTAAGACAGATAtatgtgtcatttttttttctttacatgaAAAGTGACGGAACGGTGAAGACATAAAAGTAAAAGTTATATgttataatatttgataaaatcagctaaaaaaattaacgggaaattgaaaaattatattaaattataaatattcagtaaaattaattattaaaataaatgaaaataataaaattatgatttatttttaaaaattcagaaaatttaatagatatattaaagataaaaaaatttagaagttaACATTTTTCAATTAACATTTCAAAAGTCATTAGAAATTCttgaaaaattactaaaaaaattatttatcaaatatgagattttcaactaaaaaaaactacaaagtAAAATGTTTTGCCGAAGCCATAATTGATAACTTGTTGGGAGATGAATTGTTTGGTGGGCGCGAATATTTGACTAAGAATTTATTTCCATTGTGGAAGAGTGTCGAAACTTAGTTGGGGGAGGGCATCGCTGATGTATCACGACGGTGAGCCACAACGGAAACCTTCACCAAAcccctaaatttttaattcattaatacGGTATGCTGCTTTTCCGGATAATTTGGAagacatttattaaaattatcaacaaGTGAATAAATTACAGATATAACTCTCGTACAAATACCaaatttgcttttatttttttctttggcgTTTGTGGGGTGCGTGTGTTTTTCTTAGATggagattttttaatttctttgacgATGGCGTATGCTCcatttattgttatattattttgcgtttaatataatttacatttttcaaaaaaaaaaaatttttacAGGCTTAGATCTTTAAGCACTTTCTGGCCATTAACTTCCATCAATTAGCCAATAGCTCGATCACATTCTTAGAGAAGCATGTGCAGAGCTGATCCAACACAGCGCATGGATGAATACCATTTGTTGGTTCCACTGTATTTTTCATCCATACAACATATCCACTTGATAAGGATATCCCCCGAGAGATCCTGTTAAAGTTCCTGTGCATCTCCTTACAAACAACCATGAATCAAGTATAGTCTGGTAGATCTAGTACTCGAGTCAAggtgaataatttattttaaaaaataaaaattaataatattatcataaaagGAGTGGAAAATTAGGGATATAGATCTATATAGAGTTCAAATATGcaaaaataacatgataaaatatgcgcattcaaaatatttgtatgtaacttaaaaaaaaaatgagaggttCATTTACAATTTAAGTATGGATTCACCATAGTCTAGGAGTgtcttttcttctaaaaaaaaattggagcgACTTTCATGTTTATGTGTGTATTTATACTTTCATTGTATTTctttaaattgataaatttttacttgttaattttttattagcagaAGAACATTTAAATATACGGtttatcccttttttttttcttttttcacacTTTATCATTCGAACAatcttatattcttttttttttcacactttattattcaatcaatcttacATCTtcttatatatgttaaattctTTTGAACTGTATATTTAGTAAGATTTTTTAACTACCTCAGATCATGCTTGATAGAAGGATGGTTATTGAGGGCTTGGATCTTCACACCGGACACATTAGGGTTCTCACATGTAGACACAGTAGGGAGCCACACATAttagaggaagaggaagatctGTGCACCTGATGTTTCAACGTTTCAGTGTTTTTCATTGTATTTCATCCtagttatattattttgtaatgaCATATTTATGATACTCACTTTTCGGAATTGATATATGTCGTTCCAGAAagtaattttcataaatatgttttaagatATAAAAGTGTATAATAGGTCATAAACAATATAAAGAGAATTGATGGGTATACTTAGGAAACATGAGAGGgtgtaaataagtaaataacaaGTTCCCTTATAAGGCTGTCATTTAAGAAATATATGCTTATTGTTAGTGCATAATagatcaaaagaaaagaaaatacacCCCCTCCCCCTAGAGGTTACACGAAGGAAGAAGAATACTAAAATCATGTGAAAGGTTCAAGTGGAATCTGAGACTTTGTATCCCTTAATTTATACGCCTCCATTTGAAACATATATTACAAGTTTCATATTGCTCTTGTGGAGAGACAGAAGCCAATTTTGATTTTAGAGTGTCCTCACATATTTTCTGTTCCAATATCCTTGAATTTCATTCGTTTTATTGCACTTGTTGCGGG comes from the Glycine soja cultivar W05 chromosome 6, ASM419377v2, whole genome shotgun sequence genome and includes:
- the LOC114414862 gene encoding uncharacterized protein LOC114414862, which gives rise to MLPSFLSPVSVYSLYLRRCFTGSGLSSQTLSVDDETTLHFWAPTNPTAQKPSVVLIHGFGPESIWQWRKQVQFLAPDFNVYVLDLIFFGGSSTKSSERSETFQAASLGKLLDKLEVEKFHVVGTSYGGLVAYNLAKMLGEERVQKVVIASSGVNMMKSSNVALVQRAQLEKIEDLMLPPTPQHLRILMSLSIHKPPQLLPDFLLRDFLDKLYGENKKEKMELLKGLTIGRDDTSRISPLQQEVLIVWGEEDRIFPVKLAHELKEIISKKARLELIKEASHVPQMEKPGEFNNILLNFLQEHS